From the genome of Papaver somniferum cultivar HN1 chromosome 2, ASM357369v1, whole genome shotgun sequence, one region includes:
- the LOC113348692 gene encoding pentatricopeptide repeat-containing protein At1g03540-like has translation MKLFCKRHYSYSRFPLNLNENHQTQSCVSKILNLCKSGYLLEAINLINLTDPKEIYTKPVIYASLLQTCVKANSFNHGLQIQSHVIKSGLEADRFVGNGLLSLYFKLCSDFSESEKVFNNLIEKDVISWTSMVSGYVRAGKSKQSLEIYRKMLEVGIESNAFTLSAVIKACSGLGDLRLGVCFHAVVFMRGFDKNHVISSALIDMYGKNAVSDDARRLFDEMPEPDFVCWTTVISALTRNDLYEEALEFYYLMQSKYNSFADEFTFGTVLTACGNLGRVKQGLAVVRQGKEVHCQYLKKRGWRDVVVESALVDLYAKCGLIDYAQRVFKEVPVRNSITWNAMICGYAQNGEVEEALRMFDEMIKDGIKPDYISFIGLLFGCSHTGLIDQGRKYFKLMNEEYKIDPGVEHYNCMVDLLGRAGLLEEAEDLIVKSVFGSDMPVWETLLGACTAQSDLVLATRVAKKMIELKPDYHLSYILLGNVYRAAGKWDDATKLRSLMKERGVKKMPGKSWIEINRSQVPNPIYLGNAGLQQKEFL, from the exons ATGAAGCTGTTTTGCAAACGCCATTACAGCTATTCCAGATTCCCTCTTAATCTGAATGAGAACCATCAAACACAATCGTGTGTCTCAAAAATCCTGAATCTCTGCAAATCAGGATATCTTTTAGAAGCCATCAATCTCATTAATTTAACAGATCCTAAAGAAATCTATACCAAGCCAGTTATTTATGCTTCTCTCTTACAAACATGTGTCAAAGCAAATTCATTCAACCATGGACTTCAAATTCAATCCCACGTTATTAAATCCGGCCTCGAAGCTGATCGTTTTGTCGGAAACGGTTTACTCTCTCTTTATTTCAAACTTTGCTCTGATTTTTCTGAAAGTGAAAAGGTGTTTAACAACTTAATTGAAAAAGATGTAATCTCCTGGACGTCAATGGTATCGGGTTATGTCCGTGCTGGAAAATCCAAGCAATCACTGGAAATTTATAGAAAAATGTTGGAGGTTGGGATTGAATCAAATGCGTTCACACTCTCTGCAGTGATTAAAGCTTGTTCGGGCCTTGGTGATCTAAGACTCGGAGTGTGCTTTCATGCTGTTGTTTTTATGAGAGGTTTCGATAAGAATCATGTAATTTCTAGTGCCCTTATTGATATGTATGGGAAAAATGCTGTTTCAGATGATGCTCGGAGACTTTTCGACGAAATGCCCGAACCAGATTTTGTTTGTTGGACTACTGTGATTTCGGCATTGACGAGGAATGATCTGTATGAAGAGGCTTTAGAATTTTACTATTTAATGCAAAGTAAATATAATTCATTTGCGGATGAATTTACGTTTGGAACTGTTTTGACAGCTTGCGGCAATCTAGGCAGAGTAAAACAAG GTTTAGCAGTTGTGAGACAAGGGAAAGAAGTCCATTGTCAATACTTGAAGAAAAGGGGATGGAGGGATGTTGTTGTGGAATCTGCTCTTGTTGATCTTTACGCTAAATGTGGGCTAATCGATTATGCTCAGAGAGTATTTAAAGAGGTTCCTGTTAGAAATTCGATAACTTGGAATGCGATGATTTGTGGGTATGCTCAAAACGGTGAAGTTGAAGAAGCACTTAGGATGTTTGATGAGATGATTAAGGATGGGATCAAGCCTGACTATATTAGTTTCATTGGGTTACTTTTTGGTTGTAGCCATACAGGTTTGATTGATCAGGGACGAAAATATTTCAAATTGATGAATGAAGAATACAAGATCGATCCTGGTGTTGAGCATTACAATTGTATGGTTGATCTTCTTGGTCGAGCTGGATTACTTGAAGAAGCTGAAGATTTAATTGTAAAGTCAGTTTTCGGAAGTGATATGCCTGTTTGGGAAACTCTTCTTGGTGCTTGCACAGCCCAATCAGATTTGGTTCTGGCCACACGTGTGGCGAAGAAAATGATTGAACTTAAACCAGATTACCATTTGAGCTACATCCTATTAGGAAACGTGTACAGAGCGGCTGGCAAGTGGGATGATGCTACAAAACTTAGGAGCTTGATGAAGGAACGAGGAGTAAAGAAAATGCCTGGTAAGAGTTGGATTGAGATCAATAGGAGTCAGGTTCCTAATCCGATATATTTAGGTAATGCTGGTTTACAACAAAAGGAATTTTTGTAG